A region from the Geobacter benzoatilyticus genome encodes:
- a CDS encoding tetratricopeptide repeat protein, which yields MGNRITEGYLQLLVVFIILAVYYPAIFSPFNSIDDMKMANGLLNMGEFSLKDLFFPHAYAQYYRPLVGLSFIADKYLWGIEASFMHLENIVLHGLNALAVFVSSRQILRDKGVDSPGAALSAALLFGLHPVNTEAVNWISARTDLLAGFLVFLSLILLLKSRFWSSSLYVVLGGVLFLAGCLAKETALFLLPGILIWCLIQPIDRHELIAGPIRFFNCFVLLAAAAAYMVMRGVALSGGDKIVSAAANISQNEPSLLFVDAVSIALNSLGFYVKKLFLPVPLNFGITSISPHYLWLGLIALVLMAYVAYRRTVVSYLLFLAFCSVSPALLLPLFKITWTPLAERYLYIASAPFIIALTVSSIDLFNKFRVADRQIQYGVVALLLVLTSITLQRNFVWQDNLTLFEDTAKKSPGFTAAKNELAVALRDKGRIDEANSIIRSNEVGEFQPSSLNRIRLLVEEGKLDEANALVRDRLSRPSDYQREIWELFLSVSDARRSRMIDEKSKNETDREIVRAFEKLIALTNDPFYYYRLGYVQLRLNDRAAARDSFQRAWRGAPPDALYRAAALTLTNKLGKE from the coding sequence GTGGGGAACAGGATAACTGAAGGCTATTTGCAGCTACTCGTAGTGTTTATTATTCTAGCCGTCTATTATCCTGCTATTTTTTCACCGTTCAATTCCATTGACGACATGAAAATGGCCAATGGCCTTCTGAACATGGGAGAATTCAGCCTTAAGGATTTGTTTTTCCCCCATGCCTATGCCCAGTATTACCGTCCACTGGTTGGGCTCAGTTTTATCGCGGATAAATATCTCTGGGGTATCGAAGCAAGTTTCATGCATCTGGAAAACATAGTGCTGCACGGGTTGAATGCGCTTGCGGTATTTGTCAGCTCGCGGCAGATTCTTCGTGATAAAGGAGTTGATTCTCCTGGTGCTGCTCTTTCAGCAGCTCTTTTGTTCGGATTACATCCCGTCAATACAGAGGCTGTGAATTGGATTTCCGCCCGGACCGATCTACTTGCAGGGTTCTTAGTTTTTTTATCATTAATACTGTTGCTTAAATCTCGTTTCTGGTCATCGTCTTTGTATGTTGTTCTGGGAGGAGTACTGTTTCTGGCAGGATGTCTTGCCAAGGAGACAGCACTCTTTTTGCTTCCAGGGATACTGATTTGGTGCCTGATACAACCAATAGATCGTCATGAACTAATTGCAGGGCCTATACGCTTCTTCAATTGTTTTGTTTTGCTTGCTGCTGCGGCTGCGTATATGGTGATGCGAGGGGTAGCTCTTAGTGGTGGCGACAAGATCGTTTCGGCTGCGGCAAACATTTCACAGAACGAACCATCGCTGTTGTTCGTGGACGCTGTAAGCATTGCTTTGAATTCGCTCGGCTTTTATGTCAAAAAACTGTTTTTGCCTGTCCCTCTCAATTTCGGGATTACGAGCATATCTCCACATTATCTCTGGCTTGGCTTGATCGCGCTTGTCTTGATGGCCTACGTTGCGTATCGTCGCACCGTCGTATCGTACCTTCTGTTTCTAGCATTTTGCTCGGTTTCTCCCGCTCTATTGCTTCCACTCTTCAAGATTACCTGGACCCCGTTGGCCGAGCGTTATCTGTACATCGCTTCCGCGCCTTTTATTATAGCTTTGACGGTTTCCTCGATTGATTTGTTCAATAAATTTCGTGTTGCTGATCGGCAAATACAGTATGGGGTGGTCGCTCTGCTCCTCGTGTTGACGAGTATTACGCTTCAAAGGAACTTTGTCTGGCAGGACAATTTAACGCTTTTCGAGGATACGGCAAAAAAATCTCCCGGGTTTACTGCTGCAAAGAACGAGTTGGCTGTCGCCCTGAGGGACAAGGGGAGAATTGACGAAGCAAATTCCATCATTAGGTCCAATGAAGTTGGGGAGTTCCAACCTTCTTCCCTAAACAGAATCAGGTTGCTCGTTGAGGAGGGAAAGCTCGATGAGGCCAATGCACTTGTGCGTGACAGGCTGAGCAGACCGAGCGATTATCAGCGCGAGATTTGGGAGTTGTTTTTGTCCGTCTCTGATGCAAGGCGGTCACGAATGATCGATGAAAAGTCGAAAAATGAAACCGATCGGGAAATTGTGAGGGCTTTTGAGAAGTTGATTGCCCTCACCAATGACCCGTTTTATTATTACCGCCTTGGTTATGTGCAACTTCGCCTGAATGACCGAGCGGCGGCGCGGGATTCCTTTCAACGAGCTTGGCGGGGAGCGCCACCTGATGCTCTGTACCGTGCAGCGGCACTCACTCTGACAAACAAGCTGGGGAAGGAGTAA
- a CDS encoding two-component system sensor histidine kinase NtrB, protein MFRKRLLWFILARVVVVSLFLVSTIVLRVRGTGPLSGQALDSITAILVASYGFSILSLLILRFAKKFGILLTYAQIIWDILFVTGILLYTGGIASPFSFLYLLAITSASVLLARREAFYTASLCAIIYGGIVDLQYYGQLVSLGLGPLVAQSYGTNYIFFTLFINFLAYFLTALLTGHLAEKARQSETELEKRAFDYEGLERLNSTIVSNLTSGLLTVNSAGRIRVFNRYAETLTGITQEDAYDRDLYDIFPGFRSLGGDPLNVRRGEFEYLPNNGRKLIIGFNSVLLGVTEGGRAGALINFQDLTQIKRMAENLKRADRLAVIGELSARMAHEIRNPLAAISGSVQLISQGNGIPEADRQLLAIVLRETDRLNGLITDFLAYARPNQPAKGSVNLYALVAEIASLLVPDRRFGAARIVNGVDSDFTLPIDSDQFRQVLLNLLVNAAEAMSGSGAIVIDADRIDEIRSGGEKRSVYRITVADDGCGMDQKTVSQIFEPFYTTKASGTGLGLATVYRIVEAHGGRITVESTEGKGTLFTIYIPVQGND, encoded by the coding sequence ATGTTTAGAAAACGGCTCCTATGGTTCATCCTTGCACGGGTGGTGGTGGTTTCACTGTTCCTGGTCTCCACCATCGTCCTGCGGGTTCGGGGTACCGGTCCACTCAGCGGTCAGGCGCTCGATAGCATTACCGCCATCCTGGTTGCCTCTTACGGTTTCTCCATCCTTTCGCTCCTGATCCTCAGGTTCGCTAAAAAATTCGGGATTTTACTCACTTACGCCCAGATTATCTGGGATATCCTTTTTGTTACGGGGATTCTGCTTTATACGGGGGGGATTGCCAGCCCCTTCTCGTTTCTCTACCTGCTGGCGATTACCAGCGCCAGCGTCCTACTGGCGCGGCGGGAAGCCTTTTACACCGCCTCACTCTGTGCAATCATATACGGTGGTATCGTTGATCTGCAGTATTACGGGCAGTTGGTCTCCCTGGGGCTTGGTCCCCTTGTCGCCCAGAGCTACGGCACCAACTATATCTTCTTTACTTTATTTATTAATTTTCTGGCCTATTTCCTGACGGCCCTCCTCACGGGGCATTTGGCCGAAAAGGCCAGACAAAGCGAAACAGAGCTTGAAAAGAGGGCCTTTGATTACGAGGGGCTGGAGCGGCTTAACAGTACAATTGTTTCCAACCTTACCAGCGGTCTGTTGACAGTGAACTCTGCGGGGCGGATCAGGGTATTCAACCGCTATGCTGAGACTCTGACCGGCATCACTCAAGAGGATGCTTATGATCGTGATCTGTATGACATCTTCCCGGGTTTTCGCTCTTTGGGCGGCGATCCTTTGAATGTCCGGCGGGGAGAGTTCGAATATTTGCCTAATAATGGCCGCAAGCTCATCATTGGGTTCAATAGCGTTCTACTGGGCGTAACTGAGGGGGGCAGGGCAGGGGCGCTCATTAATTTTCAGGACCTGACCCAGATCAAGCGCATGGCGGAGAATCTCAAGCGTGCCGACCGGCTTGCCGTTATCGGCGAGCTTTCTGCCCGCATGGCGCACGAGATTCGCAATCCCCTTGCAGCCATTAGCGGATCAGTGCAGCTCATCTCCCAGGGGAATGGAATTCCAGAGGCCGACCGCCAGCTCCTGGCCATAGTTCTGCGTGAAACCGACCGGCTTAACGGTCTGATTACCGATTTTCTCGCATACGCACGCCCGAATCAGCCGGCAAAAGGATCGGTTAACCTCTACGCCTTGGTGGCCGAGATTGCGTCCCTTCTGGTACCTGATCGCCGTTTCGGCGCTGCCAGGATCGTGAATGGCGTGGATTCGGATTTTACCCTTCCGATAGATTCGGATCAGTTCCGTCAGGTACTGTTGAACCTGCTTGTAAACGCGGCGGAGGCAATGTCCGGTTCCGGGGCAATCGTAATTGACGCTGACCGGATCGATGAAATTCGTTCCGGTGGCGAAAAGCGGAGTGTGTACCGGATAACGGTTGCCGATGATGGTTGCGGAATGGACCAGAAAACGGTTTCGCAGATTTTCGAGCCTTTCTACACCACAAAGGCCAGCGGAACAGGATTGGGGCTTGCCACCGTTTACCGAATTGTGGAGGCCCACGGCGGCAGAATCACGGTCGAGAGCACCGAGGGGAAGGGAACACTCTTTACTATCTACATTCCCGTCCAGGGGAACGACTAA
- the pilB gene encoding type IV-A pilus assembly ATPase PilB, whose amino-acid sequence MQANRLGELLVRNNIVTKEQLAKALDEQKGSEGQLRLGSILTKNGLISEQDLITFLSKQYGVPSINLSEFEADAAVVKIIPADVAQKYQIVPVNRAGSTLIIAMTDPSNIFAIDDIKFMTGYNVEVVVASESAIKTAIDKYYDQSASLADVMGDLDMEDLEVVDTADEVDVSSLERATEDAPVVKLVNLILTDAIKRKASDIHIEPYERSFRVRYRIDGVLYEVMKPPLKLKNAITSRIKIMAELDIAERRLPQDGRIKIKLGGGQDMDYRVSVLPTLFGEKVVLRLLDKSNLQLDMTKLGYEPDALHHFKEQIHKPFGMVLVTGPTGSGKTVSLYSALGELNKTTENISTAEDPVEFNFAGINQVQMHEDIGLNFAAALRSFLRQDPDIIMIGEIRDFETAEIAIKAALTGHLVLSTLHTNDAPATINRLLNMGVEPFLVASAVNLITAQRLARRVCSECKEPEEIPVQALIDAGVAPEEAPSYVCYKGTGCSKCNNTGYKGRVGFYQVMPMLEEIRELILNGANTAEIKRESMRLGIKTMRQSGLTKLKEGVTSFEEVLRVTVADE is encoded by the coding sequence ATGCAGGCCAACAGACTGGGAGAACTCCTGGTTAGAAATAATATCGTTACCAAAGAGCAACTCGCCAAGGCTCTTGATGAGCAGAAGGGGTCCGAGGGGCAGCTTCGCCTTGGCTCCATACTGACAAAAAACGGTCTGATTTCCGAACAGGACCTTATTACCTTCCTTTCAAAGCAGTATGGCGTTCCCTCCATCAATCTGAGCGAGTTCGAGGCCGATGCCGCGGTCGTCAAGATAATCCCCGCCGATGTTGCCCAAAAGTATCAGATCGTTCCGGTGAACAGGGCCGGTTCCACCCTGATCATCGCCATGACCGATCCTTCCAACATTTTCGCGATTGACGATATCAAGTTTATGACCGGCTACAACGTTGAGGTGGTTGTTGCTTCCGAGTCGGCCATAAAGACTGCCATCGACAAGTATTACGACCAGTCAGCGTCACTGGCCGATGTCATGGGCGACCTTGATATGGAGGATCTCGAGGTCGTGGACACCGCCGACGAGGTCGACGTCTCGTCCCTGGAGAGGGCAACCGAAGACGCGCCGGTCGTCAAGCTGGTGAACCTGATTCTGACCGATGCCATCAAGCGGAAGGCAAGCGACATCCATATCGAGCCTTACGAGCGGTCGTTCCGGGTCCGTTACCGGATTGACGGGGTTCTCTACGAGGTGATGAAACCCCCCCTGAAGCTCAAGAACGCGATCACCTCCCGCATAAAGATCATGGCTGAACTTGACATCGCCGAGCGGCGTCTCCCCCAGGACGGCCGGATCAAGATAAAACTTGGCGGCGGCCAGGACATGGACTACCGGGTATCGGTGCTCCCGACGCTCTTCGGCGAAAAAGTCGTCCTGCGGCTCCTTGACAAGTCGAACCTTCAGCTGGACATGACCAAGCTCGGCTATGAGCCCGATGCCCTCCATCATTTCAAGGAGCAGATCCACAAGCCCTTCGGCATGGTTCTGGTCACGGGTCCCACGGGAAGCGGCAAGACGGTTTCCCTCTACTCGGCCCTTGGAGAACTGAACAAGACAACCGAGAACATCTCAACCGCCGAGGATCCGGTTGAATTCAACTTTGCCGGAATCAACCAGGTGCAGATGCACGAGGATATCGGCCTCAATTTTGCCGCTGCTCTCCGTTCCTTCCTCCGCCAGGACCCCGACATTATCATGATCGGCGAGATCCGGGACTTCGAGACTGCCGAGATTGCCATCAAGGCTGCCCTCACTGGACACCTGGTGCTCTCAACGCTCCATACCAACGATGCTCCCGCAACGATCAACCGTCTCCTTAACATGGGGGTTGAACCGTTCCTGGTTGCGTCGGCCGTTAACCTCATCACGGCCCAACGCCTTGCCCGCCGGGTCTGCTCAGAGTGCAAGGAGCCGGAGGAAATTCCGGTTCAGGCGCTAATCGATGCCGGCGTTGCTCCCGAAGAAGCTCCCTCGTATGTGTGCTACAAGGGGACCGGCTGCTCCAAGTGCAACAATACCGGCTACAAGGGGCGGGTAGGTTTCTACCAGGTCATGCCGATGCTGGAAGAGATACGGGAGTTGATCCTGAACGGCGCTAACACTGCCGAGATCAAGCGGGAATCGATGCGCCTGGGGATAAAAACCATGCGCCAGTCGGGCCTTACGAAGCTGAAAGAGGGGGTTACATCCTTTGAGGAGGTGCTGCGGGTTACCGTGGCCGACGAGTAA
- a CDS encoding sigma-54-dependent transcriptional regulator, translated as MEIRILVVDDELSMREFLAILLKREGYAVDQADSAQKALEFLAGASYDLVISDVKMPGLDGIALLGKIKESAPDTAVLMMTAFSTAEQAVEAMKLGAYDYLAKPFKVEEVKVLVRNALEKRDLKRENQRLRLEVQDRYSFSGLIGKSKKMRELYSLIERVAPSLANILIQGESGTGKELVARAIHYNSPRKDKSFVAVNCGAIPESLMESELFGHKKGSFTGAINDRAGLFEQAEGGTLFLDEIGEVPLQLQAKLLRVIQEKEFRRVGGTGDQKADVRIVAASNRNLEEQVREGSFREDLFYRLNVVQLQMPPLRERIEDIPLLVEHFYRKYVQTPLSGEIISAGALKMLMAYGFPGNVRELENLVERCIVLGGGTISEESLPPQVRGSRITSAAPAGDFEIPEEGMDLEGYLDGIEKRILQQSLERSGGVKKKAAELLGLTFRSFRYRLAKFGMDDE; from the coding sequence ATGGAAATACGGATACTGGTTGTTGATGACGAATTGAGCATGAGGGAATTCCTCGCCATTCTCCTTAAACGCGAGGGGTACGCGGTGGACCAGGCCGACAGTGCGCAAAAGGCACTGGAATTTCTTGCCGGCGCCAGCTATGACCTGGTCATTTCCGATGTGAAGATGCCGGGGTTGGATGGTATAGCGCTCCTGGGAAAGATCAAGGAGAGCGCACCGGATACCGCAGTCCTCATGATGACGGCATTCTCCACCGCCGAGCAGGCCGTGGAGGCCATGAAACTCGGAGCATACGACTATCTGGCCAAGCCCTTCAAGGTTGAAGAGGTCAAGGTTCTGGTCCGCAACGCCCTTGAAAAAAGGGATCTCAAGCGCGAAAACCAGCGTCTGCGCCTGGAAGTTCAGGACAGGTACAGTTTCAGTGGCCTCATCGGCAAAAGCAAAAAGATGCGGGAACTCTATTCTCTCATCGAAAGGGTTGCCCCCAGCCTTGCCAACATTCTGATACAGGGTGAGAGCGGCACCGGCAAAGAGCTTGTAGCCAGGGCAATTCACTACAACAGTCCCCGCAAGGACAAATCCTTTGTTGCGGTCAACTGCGGCGCGATTCCCGAATCCCTCATGGAAAGCGAGCTTTTCGGTCATAAAAAGGGGTCTTTTACCGGCGCCATCAATGACCGGGCCGGCCTTTTCGAGCAAGCGGAGGGGGGGACTCTGTTTCTCGACGAAATTGGCGAAGTGCCGCTCCAACTCCAGGCCAAACTGCTGCGTGTTATCCAGGAGAAGGAGTTCAGGCGGGTAGGTGGGACTGGCGATCAGAAAGCCGATGTCCGTATCGTTGCCGCCTCCAACCGGAATCTGGAAGAGCAGGTTCGCGAAGGCTCCTTCCGTGAAGACCTCTTCTACCGGCTGAACGTAGTGCAGCTGCAGATGCCCCCACTGCGGGAGCGCATCGAAGACATACCCCTGCTGGTGGAGCATTTCTATCGAAAATATGTCCAGACCCCACTGAGTGGCGAGATTATTTCCGCCGGAGCCCTGAAAATGCTCATGGCATATGGTTTCCCTGGAAACGTGCGTGAGTTGGAAAACCTGGTGGAGCGGTGCATAGTTCTTGGCGGTGGCACTATTTCAGAGGAGAGTCTACCGCCCCAGGTTCGTGGGAGCCGGATTACATCGGCTGCCCCGGCCGGTGATTTCGAAATTCCGGAAGAGGGGATGGATCTGGAAGGCTACCTGGATGGAATCGAGAAGAGAATTCTCCAGCAATCCCTGGAGCGCTCGGGTGGCGTCAAGAAAAAGGCGGCTGAGCTCCTGGGGCTTACGTTTCGCTCGTTCCGTTATCGGCTGGCTAAATTCGGTATGGATGACGAGTGA
- a CDS encoding ABC transporter permease, whose amino-acid sequence MFDIIAVTLKGIIRDRVFHGILMVAIIFLFIPTVSSLSMRQVTELSITLSLSLISLILLLLSVFLGATSLWKDMERRYTFSVISLPHSRSAYLVGKFLGVAVFIFVTMILLGTVSMGVIWSASHIYPSERPIMWGIVAGSIVLEALKYILLVSFAFLFSTVSTSFFLPVFGTISVYLAGNASQQVYDYLNSPASQALPLFARKAALVLYYVLPNFSAFNLKVNAIYSIAVPPQGILIPLVYCVVYSSILMIVSSLIFSRREMV is encoded by the coding sequence ATGTTTGATATCATCGCGGTAACTCTCAAGGGCATCATCAGAGACCGGGTTTTTCACGGAATTCTCATGGTGGCGATTATATTCCTGTTCATACCAACGGTTAGTTCGTTGTCGATGCGACAGGTGACAGAGCTGTCGATCACTCTTTCGCTTTCGCTCATATCGTTAATTTTATTGCTCCTCTCGGTTTTTCTTGGAGCGACTTCGCTCTGGAAAGACATGGAGCGTCGCTATACCTTCAGCGTCATAAGTCTTCCCCATTCACGGAGTGCGTACCTGGTCGGCAAGTTCCTGGGAGTAGCCGTTTTCATTTTCGTGACAATGATTCTGCTCGGCACGGTGTCCATGGGGGTGATCTGGTCTGCCTCGCACATCTACCCCTCAGAGCGTCCGATAATGTGGGGAATTGTTGCGGGGAGTATCGTCCTGGAGGCTCTCAAGTACATACTTCTCGTTTCCTTTGCCTTTCTCTTTTCTACGGTGAGTACATCATTCTTTCTTCCCGTTTTCGGCACTATTTCAGTCTATCTTGCCGGCAACGCTTCTCAGCAAGTGTATGATTATCTCAATTCTCCGGCATCTCAGGCATTGCCACTGTTTGCTCGAAAGGCAGCCTTGGTGCTCTACTACGTGCTTCCCAATTTCAGTGCGTTCAATCTGAAGGTCAACGCCATCTATAGTATTGCAGTGCCGCCACAAGGTATACTTATTCCACTGGTGTACTGTGTGGTTTATTCGAGCATTCTTATGATTGTCTCCTCGTTGATATTTTCCCGTCGCGAGATGGTCTGA
- a CDS encoding type II secretion system F family protein, with amino-acid sequence MPKYSWEARSRTGAAQKGVMEAASAAAVEAQLKKFGFGSISVKEEGKGLSMELKLPGFAKKVETKDLVVFTRQFATMIDSGLPLVQCLDILSSQQENKTFKEVLHKVKETVEGGSTFADALSKHPNVFDQLFVNLVAAGEVGGILDTILNRLAAYIEKAMKLKKQIKGAMVYPATIMTIAIGVVAVILIFVIPTFAKMFADFGGDLPTPTKIVIALSDFVLKYILLIVGLVFAVVVAIKKYYATPNGKKVIDTIALKAPIAGPLIRKVSVARFTRTLGTLISSGVPIMDGLEIVAKTAGNKVVEEAVYKVRSSIAEGKTMAEPLQESGVFPPMVVQMISVGEATGAMDAMLSKIADFYDDEVDDAVSALTALMEPMLMVFLGTTVGGLVIAMYLPIFKLAGTVGG; translated from the coding sequence ATGCCGAAGTACAGTTGGGAAGCTCGAAGCAGAACCGGTGCGGCACAGAAGGGGGTCATGGAGGCCGCCAGCGCCGCTGCGGTTGAAGCGCAGCTGAAAAAGTTCGGGTTCGGTTCCATCTCCGTGAAGGAGGAGGGTAAAGGGCTAAGTATGGAGCTCAAGTTACCCGGCTTCGCCAAAAAGGTGGAAACGAAGGATCTTGTCGTATTTACCAGGCAGTTCGCCACCATGATCGACTCGGGGCTTCCGCTCGTCCAGTGTCTCGATATCCTCTCAAGCCAGCAGGAGAACAAGACCTTCAAGGAAGTGCTGCATAAGGTCAAGGAGACGGTCGAGGGGGGCTCAACCTTTGCCGATGCTCTGTCAAAACATCCGAACGTGTTCGACCAGCTATTCGTAAACCTGGTTGCAGCCGGTGAAGTCGGCGGTATTCTCGACACCATCCTCAACCGGCTTGCGGCCTATATCGAAAAGGCCATGAAGCTCAAGAAGCAGATCAAGGGAGCCATGGTCTATCCCGCTACGATCATGACGATCGCCATCGGCGTTGTGGCAGTCATTCTGATCTTCGTTATTCCGACATTCGCCAAGATGTTTGCCGATTTCGGCGGAGACCTGCCTACCCCGACGAAGATCGTCATAGCGCTCAGTGACTTCGTGCTTAAGTACATCCTGCTTATTGTCGGCCTCGTTTTCGCCGTGGTTGTGGCCATCAAGAAGTACTACGCCACGCCCAACGGCAAAAAGGTCATAGATACCATAGCTCTCAAGGCGCCCATTGCTGGTCCCCTCATCCGCAAGGTTTCGGTGGCCCGTTTCACCCGTACCCTCGGAACCCTTATCTCCAGCGGCGTGCCCATCATGGATGGGCTCGAGATCGTTGCCAAAACTGCCGGCAACAAGGTGGTCGAGGAAGCTGTTTACAAGGTGAGGAGTTCCATCGCTGAAGGCAAGACCATGGCTGAACCGCTACAGGAAAGTGGAGTCTTCCCGCCCATGGTGGTGCAGATGATTTCCGTCGGCGAGGCCACCGGCGCCATGGACGCCATGCTGAGCAAGATCGCCGATTTCTACGATGATGAGGTGGATGACGCGGTTAGCGCTCTTACGGCACTCATGGAACCGATGCTCATGGTATTCCTGGGGACCACCGTCGGGGGCCTTGTCATCGCCATGTATCTGCCGATCTTCAAACTTGCCGGTACCGTCGGCGGCTAG
- a CDS encoding type IV pilin protein, producing the protein MLQKLRNKKGFTLIELLIVVAIIGILAAIAIPQFSAYQAKAKNSASNSDTKNLKTGMEAYGADNAGAYPGALSQE; encoded by the coding sequence ATGTTACAGAAACTCAGGAACAAGAAAGGCTTCACCCTCATCGAACTGCTGATCGTCGTTGCGATCATCGGTATCCTCGCAGCGATTGCGATTCCGCAGTTCTCGGCTTATCAGGCCAAGGCAAAAAACAGTGCCTCGAACTCGGATACCAAGAACCTCAAGACTGGTATGGAAGCGTATGGGGCCGACAATGCAGGCGCGTACCCAGGTGCTTTGTCTCAGGAATAA
- a CDS encoding type IV pilus twitching motility protein PilT: MANMHQLLTELVNRGGSDLHLTTNSPPQIRVDGKLIPLEMPVLNAVDTKQLCYSILTEQQKHKFEENNELDLSFGIKGLSRFRGNVFVQRGAVAGVFRVIPYKILSFEELGLPPVVRELAEKPRGLVLVTGPTGSGKSTTLAAIIDKINTDRHEHIVTVEDPIEYLHPHKSCVVNQREVGADTKSFKNALKYILRQDPDVVLVGELRDLETIEAALTLAETGHLCFATLHTNSAVQTINRIVDVFPSYQQPQVRAQLSFVLEGVLSQTLLPRATGKGRVLAIEVMVPNPAIRNLIREDKIHQIYSQMQVGQEKFGMMTMNQCLYGLLQKRHISMDVGMGRSPDPDELKQMLTSGVRPQGPRPPAR, translated from the coding sequence ATGGCCAATATGCACCAGCTCCTTACGGAACTCGTTAATCGCGGCGGTTCCGATCTGCACCTGACCACCAATTCGCCCCCGCAGATCCGGGTGGACGGGAAGCTCATTCCCCTGGAAATGCCGGTGCTGAACGCGGTGGACACGAAGCAGCTTTGCTACAGCATTCTCACCGAGCAGCAGAAGCATAAGTTCGAGGAAAATAACGAGCTGGACCTCTCCTTCGGGATCAAGGGACTCTCCCGTTTCCGGGGCAATGTTTTTGTCCAGCGGGGTGCCGTGGCCGGGGTTTTTCGGGTAATTCCGTACAAGATTCTATCCTTCGAGGAGCTGGGCCTGCCACCGGTGGTGAGGGAACTGGCCGAGAAGCCCCGGGGGCTTGTCCTGGTAACCGGGCCCACCGGCAGCGGTAAGTCGACAACCCTTGCTGCCATTATCGACAAGATAAACACCGACCGCCACGAGCATATCGTCACCGTCGAAGATCCCATCGAGTATCTCCATCCCCACAAGAGTTGCGTTGTGAACCAGCGCGAGGTGGGGGCTGACACCAAGAGCTTCAAGAACGCCCTCAAATACATACTCCGCCAGGACCCCGACGTGGTGCTGGTGGGCGAGCTGCGGGACCTGGAAACAATCGAGGCGGCTCTGACGCTTGCCGAAACCGGGCACCTCTGCTTTGCCACCCTCCACACGAACTCGGCGGTCCAGACCATCAACCGGATTGTGGACGTGTTTCCGTCGTATCAGCAGCCTCAAGTCAGGGCTCAACTCTCATTCGTTCTCGAAGGGGTCTTGTCGCAGACGCTTCTGCCGCGGGCAACCGGCAAGGGGAGGGTCCTCGCCATAGAGGTCATGGTGCCGAATCCGGCCATCCGCAACCTCATCCGCGAGGACAAGATCCACCAGATATACTCGCAGATGCAGGTGGGGCAGGAAAAGTTCGGCATGATGACCATGAACCAGTGCCTTTATGGATTGCTGCAGAAACGGCATATCTCCATGGACGTTGGCATGGGAAGATCGCCCGACCCGGACGAGTTGAAGCAGATGCTGACCAGCGGTGTGCGGCCTCAGGGACCGCGCCCTCCCGCAAGATAG